The following proteins are co-located in the Trichormus variabilis 0441 genome:
- a CDS encoding metallophosphoesterase family protein, producing MNKWAILSGIEGNLAAYEAVMADIKRQGDEIQALYILGDLVGPRPEVEKVVERVRNPRNGELEPLVCKGWWEEQCCILHGLGPTGEADDLLAQYGGETVKLLWDSVSRQTVQWLRTLDFGFFELDCLLIHGTTVSIDEALTPDTSPIQMLDRLARMQASNLFCGRSGLAFQYHLQAGSVTTGITTLDNPKSPETMTISPRQIIGVGNVGRTPGVATYTLYTPATNYVEFKTIRYGVGQGFQHNSVKAISS from the coding sequence ATGAATAAGTGGGCAATTTTAAGCGGGATTGAGGGTAATTTGGCAGCTTATGAAGCTGTGATGGCAGACATTAAGCGCCAAGGTGATGAAATACAAGCTTTATATATTTTGGGTGATTTGGTGGGGCCAAGACCAGAAGTAGAAAAAGTTGTAGAACGAGTCCGCAACCCACGAAACGGCGAGTTAGAACCTCTGGTTTGTAAAGGTTGGTGGGAAGAACAGTGCTGCATTTTGCATGGTCTTGGCCCTACTGGCGAGGCTGATGATTTGTTAGCGCAGTATGGCGGAGAAACGGTTAAGTTACTTTGGGATTCTGTTTCTCGTCAGACGGTGCAATGGTTAAGAACTCTAGATTTTGGTTTTTTTGAACTAGATTGTTTATTAATTCACGGTACGACTGTATCAATTGATGAAGCATTAACCCCCGATACTTCGCCAATTCAAATGCTTGACCGTCTGGCGAGAATGCAGGCAAGTAATTTATTTTGTGGTCGTTCTGGTTTAGCTTTTCAATATCACTTGCAAGCTGGTTCTGTAACTACAGGTATCACAACTCTTGATAATCCAAAATCACCTGAAACTATGACCATTTCTCCACGCCAGATAATTGGAGTGGGTAATGTAGGCAGAACACCAGGTGTAGCAACATATACTCTCTATACTCCGGCGACGAACTACGTAGAATTTAAAACTATCCGTTATGGTGTCGGTCAAGGATTTCAGCATAATTCCGTTAAAGCTATCTCATCTTAA
- a CDS encoding metallophosphoesterase family protein: MKIAVMSCIHSNYEALDAVLLDIDQQKADQIYCLGDLVGYGPYPNAVVAQIRSLDIPTCVGCWDEDIVEGLNSCECSYPSLLAEKRGKLAHEWTHKELHQENQEFLAQLPHTLRQDNLVFVHGSPQSNHEYLLPELDAFAALERVFSTDADVLFCGHTHVPYVRTLDAGNLQVSVKGVGIEQKAINFSASVKRIVNVGSVGEPRHGRPNATYAIYDTDTQEVNLREVPYDYQKTCAAIIEQGLPPIFAWRLAQGLEYAERADDPTHVCTR, translated from the coding sequence GTGAAAATAGCAGTTATGTCCTGCATTCATAGCAACTATGAAGCCTTAGATGCAGTTTTGTTAGATATTGACCAACAAAAAGCCGACCAAATCTATTGTTTAGGTGACTTAGTAGGATATGGCCCATATCCTAATGCTGTCGTCGCACAAATTCGCTCATTAGATATTCCCACCTGTGTAGGCTGTTGGGATGAAGATATTGTGGAAGGTTTAAACTCCTGTGAGTGTAGTTACCCTTCACTGTTAGCGGAAAAACGCGGTAAACTCGCCCATGAGTGGACACATAAAGAACTCCATCAAGAAAACCAAGAATTTCTCGCTCAATTACCCCACACCTTACGTCAAGACAACTTGGTTTTCGTTCATGGTAGCCCCCAAAGCAACCATGAGTATTTATTACCAGAACTTGATGCTTTTGCCGCCTTAGAAAGAGTGTTTTCCACAGATGCAGATGTGCTATTTTGCGGACATACTCATGTACCTTATGTCCGTACCCTAGATGCAGGCAATTTACAAGTGTCCGTCAAAGGTGTGGGAATAGAACAGAAAGCAATTAACTTTTCTGCTTCAGTAAAACGAATTGTCAATGTAGGTTCGGTAGGAGAACCGAGACACGGGCGACCAAATGCCACTTATGCTATTTATGATACCGATACTCAAGAAGTAAATCTCAGAGAAGTACCTTACGACTATCAAAAAACCTGTGCCGCCATCATCGAACAAGGTTTACCTCCCATCTTTGCTTGGCGTTTAGCCCAAGGTTTGGAATATGCAGAAAGGGCTGATGACCCCACTCATGTTTGTACTCGATGA
- a CDS encoding response regulator transcription factor — translation MTAHILLVEDEVKLARFVELELSSEGYKVSVAHDGITGLTLARESTPDLAVLDWMLPGLSGLEICRRLRATGNSIPVILLTARDEVSDRVAGLDAGADDYVVKPFSIEELLARIRAHLRRTQETDEDLLQFEDLSLNRRTREVFRGNRAIELTAKEFDLLEYLLSHPRQVFTRDQILEKVWGYDFMGDSNIIEVYIRYLRLKLEEHNEKRLIHTVRGVGYALREYPNK, via the coding sequence ATGACAGCACACATTCTTTTGGTTGAAGATGAAGTTAAACTAGCGCGGTTTGTCGAATTGGAACTGAGTAGTGAAGGTTACAAAGTCAGTGTTGCTCATGATGGAATTACTGGACTCACCTTGGCGCGGGAGTCAACGCCTGATTTAGCGGTTCTTGATTGGATGTTACCAGGACTATCAGGTTTAGAAATTTGCCGCCGTCTGCGAGCAACGGGTAATTCAATACCTGTAATTTTGTTAACTGCCAGAGATGAAGTGAGCGATCGCGTGGCAGGATTAGATGCAGGAGCTGATGATTATGTAGTCAAACCCTTTAGCATTGAGGAATTATTGGCAAGAATTCGCGCCCATCTGCGCCGCACCCAAGAAACAGATGAAGATTTATTGCAGTTTGAAGACCTAAGTTTAAATCGCCGCACTCGTGAAGTGTTTCGGGGTAACAGAGCAATTGAATTAACAGCAAAGGAGTTTGATTTATTAGAGTATCTTCTTTCCCATCCCCGTCAGGTTTTTACCAGAGATCAAATTCTCGAAAAAGTTTGGGGTTATGATTTTATGGGTGATTCCAACATCATCGAAGTTTACATCCGTTATTTGCGGCTTAAGTTAGAAGAACACAACGAAAAGCGTTTGATTCATACAGTCCGTGGTGTAGGATATGCACTACGAGAATATCCCAACAAATAA
- a CDS encoding sensor histidine kinase has product MNNIKKNWINIDPFSLQLRLTVGMASFSALVLGSLATWTSWKMQQILIDSRKHEVEQIAKRLPQDLQIYSRMMQPEMSLQKAINNFANTNTLIWFKNSNNEILSKTENLDLLPDSLVAKLMKLTQMPIKAQVYQIDPSYFVVCGTSIKVQGKLLGELFVVKDITREQTMFVAMVRNLGITSILAIIILTVAIAFYIRRSLQPLRQLSQMTAVISAEDLGQAQLYLDNAPSEVKELAQTLTMLLSRLAQSWEQEREFVSNVSHELRTPLTIVYGYLQSVLRRQNNLTPLQQEALEIAASEAERTIRLLQDLLDLARADSGYLYFQMKTYVLNDIVAEIVVMAEKYSDRLITIESTISPIEVKVDYSRFKQVLLNLIDNAVKYSEADTPITFKLDQLQDTAIIQVCDQGYGIPLQHQARIFERFYRIDESRSQATGGCGLGLSIVKTLVEGMGGSVSVQSKLGEGSIFTIILPR; this is encoded by the coding sequence GTGAATAACATTAAAAAAAATTGGATAAATATCGACCCATTTTCCCTACAGTTACGCCTAACAGTTGGTATGGCTTCCTTTTCAGCTTTGGTATTAGGTAGCCTGGCTACCTGGACAAGTTGGAAGATGCAGCAAATTTTAATTGATAGCCGTAAACATGAGGTAGAACAAATAGCCAAGCGTTTACCACAAGACCTGCAAATTTATAGCAGAATGATGCAACCTGAGATGAGTTTACAAAAGGCTATTAATAATTTTGCGAATACTAACACATTGATATGGTTTAAAAATTCTAACAATGAAATATTATCAAAAACTGAAAATTTAGATTTATTACCTGACTCTTTGGTAGCTAAGTTAATGAAATTGACTCAGATGCCGATTAAAGCGCAAGTTTATCAAATTGATCCCAGCTATTTTGTTGTATGTGGAACTTCTATCAAAGTCCAAGGTAAGTTGTTGGGTGAGTTATTTGTAGTCAAGGATATTACCCGCGAACAAACCATGTTTGTAGCAATGGTGCGTAATTTAGGTATTACTAGTATTCTGGCAATTATTATTCTGACTGTAGCGATCGCATTTTATATCAGGCGCTCTCTACAACCTTTGCGCCAACTCAGTCAAATGACTGCTGTGATTTCTGCTGAAGATTTAGGGCAAGCCCAATTATATCTTGATAATGCTCCTAGCGAAGTCAAGGAATTAGCACAAACCTTAACTATGCTTTTATCCCGTCTTGCCCAATCCTGGGAACAGGAGCGGGAATTTGTCAGTAATGTTTCTCACGAATTACGTACACCCTTAACGATTGTATATGGTTATTTACAAAGCGTATTGCGGCGGCAAAATAATTTAACCCCTCTTCAACAAGAAGCTTTAGAAATTGCTGCATCAGAAGCGGAAAGAACTATCCGCCTGTTACAAGATTTACTAGATTTAGCAAGAGCAGATAGCGGTTATTTATACTTTCAGATGAAAACTTATGTGCTGAATGACATAGTTGCAGAAATTGTAGTCATGGCTGAAAAGTATAGCGATCGCCTAATTACTATCGAGTCAACAATTTCCCCTATTGAAGTGAAAGTAGATTACAGTCGCTTTAAACAAGTATTACTGAATTTGATTGATAATGCTGTTAAGTATTCTGAAGCTGATACACCCATAACCTTTAAGTTAGATCAACTTCAAGACACAGCAATTATTCAAGTTTGTGATCAAGGTTATGGTATTCCTTTGCAACACCAAGCCCGGATTTTTGAGCGATTTTATCGTATAGATGAATCTCGCTCCCAGGCGACTGGCGGCTGTGGTTTGGGTTTATCGATTGTCAAAACGCTGGTAGAGGGTATGGGAGGTAGTGTTAGCGTGCAATCAAAGTTAGGAGAAGGGAGCATATTTACAATAATTCTGCCGAGATAG
- a CDS encoding mechanosensitive ion channel family protein, which produces MIQWLLPIGLPIFALITGLISEKFIINKFKNFVYKKEIPGSHIIFKSLQGMLLTWFILAGILGAVIAAPLKPDFTNLLQKIITIFFLSSLTLVLARLVSGFIRLYTYRTERATASLISNLAKATVLVLGCLILLQTLGIEITPIITTLGIGGLAVGLALQDTLANLFSGFHLIISKQVRTGDYVKLDAGQEGYVTDISWRNTTIKEFSNNVIIVPNSKLASAIFTNYHLPAKEITLTMNVGVSYDSYLDQVERVTVEVAKEVMQEIAPELKEHEPYIRFHTFGDFSIDFTLYMRVNEYFDQRIGKHLFIKKLHKRYQENGISIPFPVRNVYIQDPNNN; this is translated from the coding sequence ATGATTCAATGGCTTTTACCTATAGGATTGCCCATATTTGCTTTAATAACGGGACTGATTAGTGAAAAATTTATAATTAATAAGTTTAAAAACTTCGTCTATAAAAAAGAAATACCCGGAAGCCATATAATTTTTAAGTCTCTGCAAGGTATGCTCCTAACTTGGTTCATACTTGCGGGCATTTTAGGAGCAGTTATCGCTGCTCCTTTGAAGCCAGATTTTACTAATTTATTGCAAAAAATTATTACAATATTTTTCTTATCTTCACTGACATTAGTTTTAGCTAGGTTAGTTTCAGGTTTCATCAGACTATACACTTATAGAACAGAAAGAGCTACAGCGTCTTTAATTTCTAACTTAGCCAAAGCTACTGTTTTAGTTTTGGGTTGCCTAATTTTGTTGCAAACATTGGGAATTGAAATTACACCCATTATTACAACTTTAGGAATCGGTGGTTTAGCAGTTGGTTTGGCGCTACAAGATACACTAGCAAATTTATTCTCCGGCTTTCATTTAATTATTTCTAAGCAAGTTAGAACTGGAGATTATGTCAAATTAGATGCTGGACAAGAAGGTTACGTTACCGATATTTCTTGGCGTAATACCACAATTAAAGAGTTTTCCAATAATGTAATTATTGTCCCTAATTCTAAACTGGCCTCGGCAATCTTTACTAACTATCATTTACCAGCTAAAGAAATCACATTAACAATGAACGTCGGTGTTAGTTATGATAGTTATTTAGATCAAGTTGAAAGAGTGACGGTAGAAGTTGCCAAAGAAGTTATGCAGGAGATTGCCCCAGAATTAAAAGAACATGAGCCATATATAAGGTTCCATACCTTTGGGGATTTTAGTATAGATTTTACATTATATATGCGTGTCAACGAATACTTTGACCAGCGTATTGGCAAACATTTATTTATTAAAAAACTACACAAACGCTATCAGGAAAATGGTATTTCAATTCCTTTTCCTGTGAGAAATGTGTATATTCAAGATCCCAATAACAATTAG
- a CDS encoding DUF2808 domain-containing protein, giving the protein MKSLIYGSLSALILSTSAVAIATPVKHEQSGSNINKLSQVALNVNVPHITNSGVRNGNHFIRLAVVGMSLQDLMISLPSQMERFNGVRIRDESGKAISAKTEISKENLSITFDEPVTSGASVEVELTGVRRNSLGQDVLLYGVTARRVGLTGDIPVGTARIDIYDKN; this is encoded by the coding sequence ATGAAAAGTCTAATTTACGGTAGCTTATCTGCTCTTATTCTTTCTACATCTGCTGTAGCTATAGCTACACCTGTAAAACATGAACAATCTGGTTCAAATATCAACAAACTATCTCAGGTGGCGCTGAATGTTAACGTTCCCCATATTACAAACTCTGGTGTCCGTAATGGTAATCACTTTATTCGACTGGCAGTAGTAGGTATGTCTTTGCAAGACCTCATGATTTCATTACCAAGTCAAATGGAACGTTTTAATGGAGTGAGAATTAGGGATGAATCAGGTAAAGCAATTTCCGCTAAAACAGAGATTAGTAAAGAAAATTTGTCAATCACTTTTGATGAACCTGTAACATCTGGTGCTTCTGTAGAAGTAGAACTAACAGGTGTACGAAGAAATAGCTTAGGTCAAGACGTACTGCTTTACGGCGTGACGGCTAGAAGGGTTGGATTGACAGGAGATATTCCTGTTGGTACAGCCAGAATCGATATTTATGATAAGAATTAG
- a CDS encoding GTP-binding protein, whose product MNLPIITVVAGLTGSGKTTWICQQIRNTTSHENIIYFSPGTGKVPIDHTRIAAEFPKVKVFSDGQEIEFLSELATAGNAYIEIGFYLELSAIQTILDNLPYQAVAVLPANLPNSEYHTWAKKIIIGADINATIIPTQMWRVPSNGQVIDEDSLKEFWYEITHGAYGVVNRAKGIFDVADGRSLYADFVAGIPTTDFLELDLPRHLAGRPQRFSGIEVLGKNLDESAMRQTLADCYLTDAAIAQYQEQVTQILLEEGSE is encoded by the coding sequence ATGAATTTACCAATTATTACTGTTGTTGCCGGCCTTACTGGCAGTGGCAAAACTACCTGGATTTGCCAACAAATACGAAACACCACCTCCCATGAAAACATCATTTACTTTAGTCCTGGGACTGGTAAAGTTCCCATCGACCATACACGCATAGCAGCAGAATTCCCAAAAGTCAAAGTTTTCAGTGATGGGCAAGAAATCGAGTTTTTGTCCGAACTGGCAACAGCCGGAAATGCTTATATAGAAATAGGGTTTTATTTAGAATTAAGCGCTATCCAAACAATATTAGATAATTTACCTTATCAAGCCGTAGCTGTTTTACCAGCAAACCTCCCAAACTCTGAGTACCATACCTGGGCCAAAAAAATTATTATTGGTGCAGATATTAATGCCACCATCATACCCACCCAAATGTGGCGGGTACCCAGCAACGGTCAAGTGATTGACGAAGATAGTTTAAAAGAGTTTTGGTACGAAATTACTCATGGTGCTTATGGTGTAGTTAACCGTGCCAAGGGTATTTTTGATGTTGCTGATGGTAGGTCACTTTATGCAGATTTTGTCGCAGGTATACCTACGACTGATTTTCTGGAATTAGACTTACCCCGCCACTTAGCAGGCAGACCGCAAAGGTTTAGTGGTATAGAAGTATTGGGAAAAAACTTAGATGAGTCGGCAATGAGACAGACTTTGGCAGATTGCTATTTAACAGATGCAGCGATCGCACAATACCAAGAACAGGTAACACAAATTTTACTAGAGGAGGGTAGCGAGTGA